Within the Sarcophilus harrisii chromosome 2, mSarHar1.11, whole genome shotgun sequence genome, the region CCCTGAAGAAGCTGGAGCCGGGACAGTGCAGCTCCGTGGAACAGCCCCGGAGGACGAGTTGGAACCGAGAACCCAGCGGCAGGTGGGGTGTTAGGGAGCGTGGCATCCCTCTGGATTCTGGACAGAATCCCTGGGACTTTTGATATGTGGGTCTAGTAAAAGTCCCTGAAATCTACTTCCCAGGATGCAGAGGAGGCAGGTGGGGAGCCCGAGGCTGGCGGAACGATGAGTGGGAAGCTTCAGGACAGCGGGTGCTCCGCAACTCCAGGCCGTATCCCGGTGCCACCTCCCCGGGCTCTCCGGGCGGAATCCCCCAACCCGGGATTGTGTGGGACTGAGATCTCGGGAAGTGAAGGCACCGGCAGTACTGTCAGCGGCCAGAACGAGGATGGGGCAGGAACCCCGGGATGCAGCCAGCCAGTGAGATTGGGAACAGAATTTTCCCTTATAGATCCCCACTTCCCATCCCTCTGAGTATTTTAGTGAAGAATGCACTTAGAAAGctgttccccctcccctcccatctTGGGACAGAGAAGATGGGGCGGGAACCACGGAGAGCGATAGAAAAGGGCAAGGGGAAAGGTGAGAAAGACGTATAAGTGTCTTTTTCCTCtgactcttcctttcttcccttgcaGAGTTCAGACGTGGCGGCCTCGGAGGGGTCAGAGCTGGAGGCGGGGGAGCCCCAGAGCTTTGCCTCGGGTCCCTTCTTAGTCTCCAGCCCATAGTTACTGCGGTGCTGACGGAAGGGCAGGACTTCCCTAGGGTACTACCGTCTCTAATCCAGTCTTGGGGTGGCCTCGATCCTGGAGGGGCTTGAGTTCTCTGCACATTTCTTTCAGGCCCTGTGCTTTACACTACAAAAGTTTCTTCCCGCCCTCTCTCTGGATACCTGGAGCCCAAAACTTTCTGTGATCATTTGGAAGTTGGGTTTGAGAGGAGAGCTGTCCTTTCTCAGGTCAGGGAGTAGGAGGTTGAACTAAATGCCCTTTGCGCTCTCTTACTAGACAATACCCTCTTCCCGAAATACTGAGCCAATCCCACAAGAGTTGGGAGATCCCAGGGTTAGAGTCGCCATTTCCCAGAGGAGGTGGGCTGTGGGGGAAATGGAAGGATTCGCCGCTGAAGCAGACTCGGTTTGAGAGACCTTGTCTGCGTAGGGGGGGAAAGGGCGCCGGCACAGACACAGAGGGGGTAGTTTCCCTCAATAAATCAGAGGCTTCCATTTTGCTTTAAACTTCACTGTTTTACAAGATCGTCGAACCCTCAGCACCCCCGCGGCCACGCTTTCCCGACCTCTGTCCTTTGACTTCCCTACTTCCAACTCCCCATCTCCCACCCCGCAGCCTCCCTAGCCCACTCTCCCTAGCAAGCGCTCGTTGCTCCGCGCACGGCTGCGCATCCTCTCTTCTCTGGCGCGGTCCAGCAACCCGCGCAGCAGGTGGAAGGGCAGATCCAGGGCATTGGGGGTCCTCTCCATCTGCTTCCACCCCGAGGGCGCGCGAATTGACCGCCACTGCTCGCCGCTGGAGTCCGCGAGATGCCTCCAAGTAGTCCCCAGATGGTCCGGGCTCAGCGCGGGGACTTCCCAAGCACGGGGCAATGGGAAGCAGGTGTCCGGGGGCAGGAACAGCAGCGCGGCCACGGCCAGAGTCACTGTCACGACCCGGAGCCTCCGCAGGGCCATGGCCTGCAATACACGTGTTCTCAGTCCGCTACACTTGAAGCCCGACTCACCTCTAACTCTGCTAGGAAACCCGCCCTCGCCCAACTCAGAACCTCAGAGCTCACCCCAGCATTAGATCTGTCCCGGCCCAGGCTggatttccctttctccctccccttccttaaCCTCCCACTCTACAACAGTTCTTTGGACCCTAAATCTGACCGGTTTTGATTGTATTGAAGCGGGGGAAGGGGTTCACGTCGAGTCTTGGATTGCTGGGCAGGGTTGGAATGGATTTAAAGAAAGGTAGTTCAGGGCCAGCAGTGGGTCAGGGTCCCggcattccccccccccccccttcccaaacCCTCCCTCTTGTCCAGAGACACTCACAGCAGCCGTGCAGCGCAAGGCAGGATCAGTCGGAGCTGGGATAGGGACTAAGCTTAGCTGCTCGAGTATTGAGGGTCCaggaacatttatttatattcctcACGTATGACTATACCACATGACAGAGAAGTAGAGGCGGGGCTGGGAGGAGCCAGAAAAGTGGCAGGAGCTGTCCCTGGTGCTGACGAAGAAGGaggactgggggaggggggggggggatttgcgGTAGCCTGGAACTCAGACAGGAAATTTGTATTCACATTTAGTGTCTGTCAGGGGGCTTAATCTGGGCGCAGGCTATCTCTGCGCTTTATCTCTGGGTTTCTGCTTCTAAGTATGTCCATGTCTGTATTGCTTCTTTCTGTATCAATGTCCCATGCACTTCCTTGTGTCTGAATGTTAAACGTATCCATTTGCACTTTATCACGCATAATGCTTCTGCGCAACTTCATTCGGTTACATGGattgtaaatgtgtgtgtgtgtgtgtgtgtgtgtgtgatatccTTTATCAGAAAGGCATTCTGATAGCTAGTCTCACCAGCCTAAGGTTCAGTGACTGACACCATAGTTGAGGAGCTCCTAGGAAGaccaattattttcttctaacaCTATCACCTCGGTCAATAGAAGTTCCTCACTTTGCTTTTATATGGCAACACATACATCAGCCAAGACATGAATTGGATGAATTTGTTTCCTTGCCTCTTCTTCAATCTTGCTCATCAGATGCTCGCAAGGAAGTCTAAAATGCATACACTGCTCTCCTTGACCAAAGGGGCCCCCTATTGGTGGCTGATCAATTCTATCTCAGAAGGGACTAAAGGCTCTGGAAATGAAGATGAATTGcaacaatcagaaaaaaagaccCTTGGTAGAGGCTAGAAATGCAACTCAGAAATTCCAGGCCTGAGTCCAAACACCATTCTACCCCCTTTCCCATCAGGACTGGTAAAGGATGCTGTGGGGAGATGGACCCAAAGCATATTCCTGGGATGGGATAGGGTTCAAGTTCTTCAGTGTAGGAAAAGTAATGTGAATATCAGCCACTGGGGAGTGTAGTAGAGGTTTTCAGGAACTCATGTTTTACTCAAAATTACAGTAGCCAATGAACCATCAGTTTCTCCAGAAGATCAGGTCATCGCACCAATTCTCCCTGCCACAAACACCCCCCGCCCCCAGTCCTTCCTCCCACCCTATTTGCCATCCAGGTTAACAGTAGCTTCAAGTGTAGATTCCGGGATTCGAGGTCTAGAGAAGGCACCTCATGGGCTGACAAACCTGAGATTGACCCTGAGATTCACCATTCTCAGGTTAGACAGTCCTAGATGCACCTTCCATTGCTTCCAAACTGCTCTCTGGTAAGAGAGACGGACCACTGAATAGACTTTACATGCAAATTTCATCCACTGTATATCTGGGGATACACATCCACTGGGAAGTACACTTTATGTGAGGATCCCAGAATTGGCCCTGAGGATGTGAATCCAACGAAGTGCAGCATCTGAAGCATGAGCCTTTTCAGTTTCAGAAAAGAATGGTGAAATATTTAACCtaataaggaattatttcaaTAATACATAAaatctttgagggaagggactatatgattaaaaaaaaagtcttttcagaATCTTGTAGAAGACATATTTGCTtagttgaattgaaatgaattccAGGTTCATTGGGAACTGGAGAATCATCTGTAATTGAATAATCCCCATCATCAAATTGATGtgatctagagagagagagacagagagaaggagaaaagagtcaTAGAACTGAAGGAGAAAACGTTCTAGAACATGAATTCCTGGGACTTTGCTATCCTTTGCAGTCCTTTTCACCTTTCCAATTCCTGTCTCTGTTACTatcattccctcattttactgctTTAGAGATAGCTACTAGTGCAGTAGACAGagcattgggtctggagtcaggaagaccgtTCAAATggagcctcaaacacttagtggctgcgtgactttggataaatcactaaatctctgcctcagtttccttacgtGTAAAGTGGAGCAAATGATAACACTTGctttccaggattgttatgaggatcaaatgaaatactattaacaCCAATGCCTGGAACATTGTAGGTGCTATATACTATActtattcccctcccttcttcctcttgctTCACTCTTGACCTACTCAGTCACTTTTCAATCACCTCCCCAACCTGGGTAATCAAATGCCAGGGCTCAGTTTGAAGGAAGGGATTTGGGGGAAAGTATATTTAAGGTATCAAACATGAGGCCTAAGGGCTGGCTGTGGTCTACAATACTCCCAAGTGTAACTgagtcagattaaaatgtaatttggaaatatttaacaaaataagtgagagtacaataaaacatttataattattacattttaaaactaagtcaatatgcaccCTACAGGGAATCCTTATGTTAGATTAGTGCCCCATTGTTTCCTGAGTTTGCTCCTACTGCTTTGAGAGTTGCATTTACTTCTTCCCCGGAGAAAACTGCCCAAAATCGGGGTGCCCAGGATCTTATTTCCAGAGTATTTTTACATAAGGGCAACTACTCCCTAATCTAAATctctaatcttttaaaaaaaaattttaatagctttttatttacaaattatatgcatgggtaattttacagcattgacaattgccaaccttttgttccaatttttcccctccttccctccatcccctcccctagatggcaggatgaccaatacatgttaaatatgttaaagtacaaattaaatacaaaataagtatacatgtccaagccgttattttgctgtacaaaaagaatcagactctgaaatattgtacaattagcctgtgaaggaaatcaatgcaggcaggcaaaaatatagggattgggaattcaatgtaatggttcttagtcatctcccagagttctttctctgggcgtagctggttcagttcattactgctccattggaaatgatttggtccatctcattgctgaagatggccagatccatcagaattgatcatcatatagtattgttgttgaagtatataatgatctcctggttctgctcatttcactcagcatcagtttgtgtaagtctctccaggcctttctgaaatcatcctgttggtcatttcttaccgaacaataatattctataatattcatatatcacaatttattcagccattctccaattgatgggcatccactcagtttccagtttctggccactacaaagagggctgccactaACTAAATCTCTAATCTTGATCTCTCTATCCTTCCCACTCTCTCTCAAGctcatttcccctttcccctgcCTATACATAAGATATATCtatctaaatgtatttccacatctCTGACTCAACATGTCCCAAAGAGAACTCAATAACTTTTCGCTCCACCTACCTCAAATCTGAATGCATTGTGTCCTGTTGGCAATCTTTTCCTTCCTGGAGTGCAGACACTTCTCTTCCTGACATCACTGATTAGATGTGAGGAGACAGAAGCATATGGATACCCTGTAGAACTAATGGGACTTAATCACAGATTATATTTCTGACCCTAGTGGAGGGCCCAAAGTCCATTCCCCCTTTATCAAGCTGGCCCAGGAAAAAGGCAGGGCTGTGTTGTAGTGTGTCTCTGTCAGATTACTAACAGAGACATTAATTCTTGGGGAAAAGATCGAAAGTATGCAATCAGAAGCCATGGAAGGAAATTAGGGTAGGATGAAGGAAGAAGTGCCTCTGAGACAGGAGTTAGGGCACATGGGTCCTAGTAGAGACTTGGAAGAAATTAATACTCCTGAATTTCTTGAGAAGGTAAATAAATGGGCATCTTATAGCTTAGATGTGCAGGATACTTTTGGATTTACTAAGCATAATAAATACATCTCATTAGAGTCATTATAATCCTGCTTGAATATTAGTAGTACAAATATTACTCTTACTTTACGGAAGAGGAAATGGATGCTTATAGCCACATGGCGAGCATGAGGTGAGGCTAAGATTTGAATTCTTCTATTTTACTTTAAAACTCAGTATTTTACCtgctactttattatttttcatttttaattagtgaaatgaaagcatttctataacatagtacaataaaaaatatcacggcacatgaaattgcaaatctaatATGTACAACTTGCCATTCTTTTCAAATAcgcaataaaatgtaaatttctttttttctcccctccccccagagaTGGTTATCATTGATCCAAACAGagatatgtaaaattattctatacgtTTTTCTatttgtcaattctttctctggatggagATAAAGTCTTTCTTAATATGTCCTTTACAGTTAATTTGGCTGtttataatattgaaaataacgTATTCACTctaaattgttcttaaaacaataatgCTACCCctgtatataattttctcttggttACTTTCTCATTAAGTGAGATAACAAATGTAAAgcgctttgaaaatcttaaagtactatccAAATATctattactgttattatcattattgttatctcATTGTCATCTTTTTCTATGGATTTCAAATAGAAATAGCTTTAGGACAACTTCATATCCTGCTATCATTTCTTTAAATTCAATGATTTAAGAATAATTTCATAgatttttgtgttgttttatttttgtttttttcttttggtgaggtaattggggttaaatgatttgttcaggctcacccagttagtaagtgttaagtgtctaaggccggatttgaactcaggttctttatACTTCATGATCAGTGCTCTATCgtctgcaccatctaactgcccccattTCATAGATTTTGTAAAACGgcttttgctgttgttattactatcattattatgcCGCTAAGTATCTTGGTAGAGTGTTGGGAATTTAGtggagaagatctgagttcaaatctttcctctaacaatagttgtatgaccctgggcaaatcaatgaATATTCTATAGATGCTTTGAGCAGTTCCCCAGAATCCAAATATGAAGTCACAGGTCTGCCTTAGTTGGAGAGAGTTCTCAGTATAAGAGAATCACaggtcttttctgtttttttcatgtCACTGGACTACTAGTCTTCCTCTCTTACGCCTCtttgaattagaaaagatatttttgagATCCCTTCAGATAACAGGAAAATAGGGGATTGTCTACTGAGGAAGGCTTCTGTCAATAAATGCTGTTGGAACATGGCTAGAATGTTTAGATATCAGTGCAGCTTAGGCCTGGGCACCTCAGCACTGCCTGCGTCGCTTAAAACAATACCACTGCCACTGTATATTATGTTATCTCAGTTACTTCATTATTAAGTGAGTTAATAAATATcaagtgttttgaaaatcttaaaatactatctaaatatctattactgttattatcattattgttatctcATTGTCATCTTTTTCTATGGATTTCAAGAAGAAATGGCCCCAGGACAACTTCAtattttgccattattttttaaaattaaatgatttaagtATTATTTCAAATTACAGGACATCACTTGACCTTAACATCATGGAATGGAGagtgttggttttttttctttccctcaaattttCCAGCACTAGGGcttttccaatctttttcttTAGGAGGAATAAAAAGTAAACGGCCCCGCTGTAGGCCAGGTCCTGTTAAACTCCAGTAAAACCAGTAAAATACCTCATTCTTCCAGGTTTAGTGTCTGGAGATCACCACTTGGTTCATCTATATCAAAAACAATTAAGTCTCTGGGTTGAAAATGTAATGAAAGATAGATATTTAGAGCAGGTCTGTCAGGCCAGGAAGGCTTCTTCTATGGTACCCGGAGATGATGGGGGtgggaagaatggaggaagggaaatggCGGGAAAGGTAGATTCCCAATCAGAACCTGGTCCCAATTCTCACAGCAAAATGGGGGCCTTCATTTTGGTGATGATATAGGCTGACCTAGAAAGAGTCTCAAATAATGAGGTCAAAAGCCTACAGAATTCATTTTCATAGTGTTCCACCCCTTACTTTCTCCACGGGAAACCCAGAGACCTAGAAATACAGGGCATGGTTGGAAATGGGCCTATCTGGCCTGTGCTCTTCAGAACCAGCCCCCTCACTACCCCCCGAGGTGGGTTTCTTGACATTAATGggatgggatggagggaaatCAGGGTAGACGGATTGGGTGGAGTCCCGGCTTACCTCTCGCAGTACTCTGAGCTGGATACCAGAGCCTCATCTTCCTGCCCGAGACCCCTCTCTCGTGTGGGGGTAAGATTTGGCTCCCAGAATTCCCCACTTTTCTACCACTAATCTGAAAAGAGCCTGCACCCACCTGGCAGAGGGAAGGGGCAGGAGGAGGGGAATCGCGGGGCTCCTGCCTCGGGCTCAGCTGCTTCCTCTGCCGGGCTCGTCTCCCTGGGCCTGGCCGGCTCGCTGGGGCTCACGACCTGCCTTCTTCTGCCTCTCCCACTCTTTTATGGCCCCCACTACTGCTCTGGTAGCAAGATGCCGCCCAACGGCAGGCTTCCtgtccccgccccgccccccacCCCTCCCTGGGCAGTTTCCATGACACGGCCCAGGGCCTGAGGCAGCAGAGGCCTCTGCTGAAGGCAGAAGAGAGCTACTGCAAAGAGACCTGACCCTTCTGAGAACCGAGCTCCAGGAGCAGGAGGAGCAGCTCTCCGGAGCCTGTGGTTTGGGGAGGAAAAGCTCTCATTTCTGAGACTTTCTCTTCATCCCTCCCGATTCCCCTACTTATGTCAGAGAGACCGGAGTCCGTGTTATCTGTTGTACCCTTGGCCAAAGAGGAAGGCCCTAGCAGGCCCCTCTGTCCCTGCAAGGTTTGGAGGCCTTTATGAGAACACTGAGGCACAGGAAAATAAAGCAGACTTCCAAATGCGGCCATTACAATATGTAAACATGCAGGTCTAAGACTAAGGGACTCATGACTGAAAAAACCCTTCGGGCAGAGGCTGGGTGCTCTCTTGTCTGGAAGAGGGTGAAAGGGTTTCTGTTTGGATATGACTGGGACAGAGTCTTCTGTACCTGATAATTCCTTCTTTCACCCTTTTGCACAAGGAGCCTCTTGAAGTGCTTCTTAAAGCTTAGCTTATATGGGATCTCCTATGCAAGGCTTTTCTGACTCCCCTGCAGTTTGCCCTCCTGTTCGCTGATTACTTTGTATTGCTTCAGTAATGCAGAGGCTAAAGGGTTGGCCACGGACCTACAAAGTCTTGAGTTCAAGTTTTAGATCTGACAGCTATTCTGACACATAATGGGAAAGCGCTTTAATGTCTCCGTTTTCTGGTGCTTTTTAAAGGCTAGAAATTGCTTAAAAGAtgttgatctgcattggtagagaaagTTCCTCAGACAGAACTTATACTAGTGGAATAACAGGTCCAGTTCCCATCCTTTGTCTGGAGGGAGGGACTTGGTTTATATTGGTTTTCCTATTTCCAGCACCTGGTACAATGCAAGCccttaaatgcttgttggattgaatcAAATGCCCTTTTTGAACCCCCTCATTACTTCTATGATAAATCTAGCTTTCCTGCAATGTCAAAGATGGTATAAATACTATTCAAATGCTTAGTACATAATCAAAAGGTTTTTTACTTGCTAAATTCAAGATTTCTTTTGAGCCATTGATTGATTGTGGGACTCAGCCCAGAGAGGGTGAATCCCTTAACTAGGGACACACAGCAATTTGCAAAATTGTTCCTCCACCTCTTTCATCTCTAGTCCTGGGGTGGAGGGAAATGGAGGGTTAAAGAAAGGTTCAGGAGAGACCTGAATACACTGCTTATGGACTCAGGAAAGGAGAAACCTGGAGCACTAGggtagagagggaaggaaaacagCAGAGGCTTATCCAGAGTGTATTAAAAGTATGTCTTGTTCTGGTCCCCctgaccatctttttttttctagttattataGTGAATTTTAGCAGGAAATAAGATTGCAAAAGGGAACCTGGAAGTCATGTGTAAACTGCTCCAAAGATCAAGGGAACAgtattaaaaatcatattatatattaaataaaatgtccaCCCTAGTAATAGATGCCAAATCCAGAGAAACCATCTAGGCAACGCTTGTCAAGGTTTCTGGTATTATCGATATGTAAATTCTAAACAAAATCCAGACCTCCATAGTTCCGGACCAGCAGAACACCCCAAAGGTGATGATGATTTTGGAGTTTTACTGATAACTTTGAGAAGATCTGGATGTTACTGAACTCATCCCAAGGTGGTAGATTTGGTCTGTTCCCCCCCCAAACCCTATAAAAATGAGACTCCTGCC harbors:
- the LOC111718575 gene encoding corticoliberin-like, which translates into the protein MALRRLRVVTVTLAVAALLFLPPDTCFPLPRAWEVPALSPDHLGTTWRHLADSSGEQWRSIRAPSGWKQMERTPNALDLPFHLLRGLLDRAREERMRSRARSNERLLGRVG